The region CATCTTGTGTATCAACCTTTTCCAGCAGTCCAAGTAGAAGAGATCTTGTTCTATTAGGCATAGCCTGATCAAACCAGTAGAAGTAATCACACCCACCTCCAGACTGTTAATTCAGTAAATGAGCATAGTGTTACTCTCAAAATCAGAAGCTGAAAAAAAGAAATGGCAATTGGGAATAAAGTTACCTGATAACCGTGGCAACCAAAGAATCGCCTGCCTGGATTCGCCTGAGTCCAAGCTGTCTTTAGCACAGCAGGTTGATTGCAATGGCAATTGGGAATAAAACTTGGATGTTCCATTTCAAtggaaaaaaattactaaagGTGAAAATTTAGGGTTCCAATATGGTGGTTGCTGAAAGAAATGGGAGAAATGGAAACAAGAATAAATTAGGGCTAGCAAATTGGGAATAACAAAATTGGAATAAGAAGAAGTTAGGGCGAAGAAATTGGGGATTTAGGGTTTGAGCGGGCCAAGTGATTGAAAACGAGGAAGAAGATGACAACTTTAGGGAAATAATGAGAGTTTATTACCGTTGGTTTTATTTTTTACCGTTGAGTGTGACTGACAATTTGTTGAGGTGTCAAATTAAACTTTGGTGATGTGGAAATGTATTGCTGAGTTGGACAAATCCGGCCTCGTTTCAGAGCCAAAACGGTGCGTTTTGTTGAAGTGACATCCCGTTGAAACATTTAACTCAATCCAGTGACACGTTTGTAATAAAAGTCCGTTCAGTGACCTTTCTGTAACATGGCCATAGTTcagtgacccagggagtttaatatccgcaGAACTCCATTGGAAGTTGAATGTAACAGGTTATGACTTACTGCACACAAGGTGCATGAACGTTCACACAaaatgcacgaacgtgcaccgggcagcacgaacgtgcacaaggTTGCACGATCGTACAGCCACAGTTGTCGAAGGGGAAGTGCTTTCGTGGGATTTTGCCCTAGCTTTCGACGCGTGTGTCCGTCGATTTGAGAATGATTAAACGTTAATTAGaacgtttaaaagataaaaaggaCTTAGACATTAATGGACCTCGATTTATTAAAACACAGAGACGTTTTAATAAAGTTCTAGATTAATTAAAGTGATTAATCACGAGAGGATTACGAGTTAATAATGAGAGTTGGGTTAGACAATATTCACTATATGTCTAATTTTGTCATTAgagtctactctttagagttagaattcttaTTTCAATTGTGTTTTAACAATTGAATTCTAACTAGTTCCGACGGGCCAACGGGCTACCGGACCAGCGGAGTAGGGGACATTCAAATCTTGTTTTGGGGATAGTGGTTCTGTGAGTTTTCAtcttacttttgaatattgatatccaaaatgtttataacccaaaatgttattgaaatcatattgcattgaGTCGATTTCAAATCAATATAGATCCATTGGAAGATGATACCTATTGAGTGGCAATAGGGCTGTGTGATCAGAGGTACTGATACTATAGACTAAGCATGTGATTATCTGTAGAGATAGAGATGATTATATTAAGTCACTGGGCAACATAAATGTTGGTGACCCTGACTTAATAGGTAGTCTTGAGGCGGCAGTAACTAGTTTATGGCCTAGCTATCCAATACAGAATTTGAGACGGCAGTGATTAATTGTTGTATCAGACTATGGTGTGAAATATTGTGGTTCATACTATAGTCTTCCTATTAGAGTTTGAtgtttagggtttcatctggatcggtTGTCTGTCTGCATAATGAATGTTTCTCATGCGATTTCTGTTTTATTAATATTCCTAAGTAAttatgtgaactcactcaataTTGACCCCCATTAATATTTTCCTTTTAAAGGTAAATAGATTTTGAAGGGACAAGGCTTCCTGTTCTTTCCTCGGAAGTCGTATCTAAAtaaggtcactctagagctgtAGAGTAGTTTGGTCTATCCCATAGTAGTTCATTTGTTTATACGCTTCGCTCTAATATGAAACTATTGTCttgtatttttgttttgaaaatgctgcatgtttgtaaaatgagggCTTTTTCtagttgtttataaagaaactggatttttatttaaagttatgTGTTTGTACAGCTGTTTTTAACCGGTCACCTGATGTGTGAACTGGTTTACACTCATGATATTGTATTCGGACAGGGCTATCATATGATGTATGATGTGTACGCGTAGTACCCTGAGTCCATGAATGCAATCGCAAGGTTTTGATTACATGTttgtttaaaggttttcaaatacttgcaaGAAGGGATTgggaccttttatgttttcaaaatgcgaatttttttgctgttttttctaggcttgctacgggttttggaacaaccattccTAATCCCTAGCCACAGTCTCGACTTGAGCTTCGAGGTGGAAATCTAGTCGTGACAACAAAAGGGGTGCAATACATTACTTTAGACTGAtgtataactaaaataaacaagATTAACCTAAGGGAATAGGATCTGGACCTAAAGAAACACAGCcacaatcacaccaacgaaACACACCACGTAGGAATTGCGTAGATCTCGCGAAAAGGATGaataatcataaaataattgttaaaaatcACAAAGGATCTAAGTGTAAGGTTGTTTTACGTCTGATAGAGTGAAAGGGGGCAAAAGAAATCGAGTTAAGGGTTATTCATAGAAAAACAGTCGTGTCGTGCCTGCGACACAgacatgtcgcgcccgcgaaaaaTAGATCTCGCGCCTGCAACCTCCAAAAATGATCCAAACCGACCATATTTTAGTAAATCCTATCAGGAACAACATATCTGAAGGGGGGTGGGGGGGGGGGCGCGATCCAACAGTGCAATAGGGAGgtatggacgttttactaaagcatgtcacATCTGAAAAACACACGAACATTGATTCGAATAAACtcgaaaacaaatcaaatcaacaCACTAAAGATTATGAAAACCAACCCACAATACCAAGGAATCAAACTATCATGAAACAAGCAAAAACACATCGGAAAGTTCATCGGAACTAGCCGAAaaaatatggggtattacaggtCAGAATTTTATTTAACCGaataattttgtgtttcttttaatttttaggtcAGAGGAAAATATCATTCAACTATTAGCTAAATGGAATTATTTgctttaaaaaaaacaactatTCGTGTTATAATTTTTTCGATTAAGTCCAATAATTTTGGATTTACatggtaaatatttttttgatttaataatttactttaatagtttaaatagtatttttataatatttaaaaggtTGAAATAAACCTTTAACCaacaaaatttcacctttttaaaggcTGTACACATCAAATTTTTTGGCGGAGGAGTCGGCCAACCCTCCACGACCTTCCCTGAATCTGCCCCTTATTCCCCCATTATCATATGGGTTTTCCTAATCTAATTATTGTATAGGTAATGGGGATAGAGCTACGCCCTAGCTCATGATTGTTATTACGACTAGTTTATTCATTGTATTTATTATCTGCAATGACATAGCAAGGGAGATGGGGAGGGCCTTGGCCCCtttcaatttgttaaaaattaGTACTTAAAGTTTTTATATATTGCAAGTTTCCCATCTTTTAAAGAATCATCTCcttatatattatgtatattgTAATTTGGCTTCCTAATACAATGATTTTGGCTATGTCAGTGTTATCTATTCTGATTACGCCCTTTGTGTTCTTACTTTTGTTCTTTTACGTTCCCTTTTTGCATGTTTGTAGAATATCCACAGTCCCTGACTTTTGGGCCTTCTATCTCGGCCATTTCAGTGTTTCAATTTTGATCCAATAACTACCTTGAACTTTGATTTAAAAGCCAATAAACTCCTCTCGTTCAATTTTTGACTCACGTCGGTTCATGTCCATAAACGTAGCTGAGGTGGCTGCGATTTAGTCGTTTgagattttaaaaattgccaCATCTCTCTTACGTGTTATATTTAACGCcacatcatttaaaaaaaataaagtatgaTAACTGACAACGGTAGGTAATTAATATTTACCTCATCCTCCTTCCTTATTTCTAGTTTGCCTATCTTTCTTGTATTATCTTTACTTtctagtttttatttttgaaatcctTCTCGTTTGtctgttgattttttttctcttgTCTCATTTTTTCTAGACATCTCTTATCTCTCGTTGAATCTAAGGTTTCCCTTCTAGACCTGCATTTCAATTTATCAATGGGGAAGATGAATGTTTCATACTATAACTGTGATTTGCATGTTGTTTTGAAGACCTCATGGACAAGCACAAATCCAGGGAACATTTTTGTAGATGTTTAAGATATGACGATGGTATCGAATGTTTTCTTTGAACATAATTTTAACCTATTCATAGGGTTTATAACAAAATTGGATACCCCCTCGTATGTTGCTTTgctgtaacatttataaacacaTTGCTCTACCTTCTCATTATTCTAAGAAGTTCATGGACTTCCAAGGCTTTCATATATTGTTCCAACTTTGCTtcataagatttttttttttgccgaaATGAAAGGTATCATTAGAAATGGGAATCGACTACAGAAGTCTCGATTCTAGCCACATCAACTGTGCTAGATTATTACAACAGAAACTATTGTCTGTAAGGGCTTTTTTGGCCAACGAATGTGCCACCCAGTTACTTGCTCTCCTAACAAAATGAAACGAGTGCGGCATGATGTTGTTCAGTAACACCTTACAATCCTGGATAATAACATCTGTATTGTAATCCACCTTGGAGTTCTGTGACATTGCTTCAATAATTACCTTAGCATCTCCTTCAAAGATGACTTCAGGAAGTTGAAGACTTATGGCTAGGTTAATTGCATCTCGCAAGGCCATCGCCTCAATAGTTGCTGGAGATGTTACATATGGATATCGTTTTGTGGTTGAATTAAAAACAACCCCTCTGTGATTCCGAACCACTACTGCCCCCACCCCTGATGACATAGCTGCTTGGAAGGCTCCGTCAAAATTGAGCTTGAAGACGTTCGCTGGTGGAGGGCTCCAACTTGACAAGGTCTGTTGCGCATATTGCACCCCCATGGTTGCTGGGAGGGGCTGTTGAGCAGAATGGGACCTACTCCTAGCTCGTAAGAACTCCGCCTGGAGATCAGTTGCATTGGCGATGACTTCTCCTGGGTCTTGGAAAGTTTCTCGAAAAATCATAGCATTTCTGGACTGCTAGATAGCCCACATCAACCAGGACACTTTAGATAAGAACCCCACCGTGGCACCTTGGTCGCTTGACATCTTTTCCAGATTCACCCACACTTGCTTTAGACAGTTACCCTCCTCTAACCCCTGTAATACCTGTGGATTAGAGCCCAACCAAACAGTTTCAGCGAAGGGGCATGTAAACAGCATATGGAGGTTAGTTTCTGGACTGTTGCAGCATGGGCATCTCTCTTCTTTCGACGGGATGCGTTTGTTGATGTTAGCATTCGAAGCCAGGCCGTTATTCAAAGCTTTCCAAATAAAAGTTTTGATATTTGGAGTAACCTCCAACTTCCAGATCAGCTTCCAGTTTGCTGCAACTGGTGCCACCTCCTGCGACCCTGTATTGTGGAGTCTCCCTTTATAAGCATGGTAAACATCGTAAGCCGTTTTGACATTAAAAGCACCTGAACTAGAGTGCTGCCAAATTATTCTGTCTTCCAATCCCATGCTACTCACTGGCAGCTGCAGAATTTCCGTTGCCTCTGATGGACTAAAAATTCCATTTACCAAGTCTGCATCCCAATTCCTGGTGTCCTCTCTAATCAGATCTGCAACCCTACTGATTTGAGACGGCAGTTCTAGAACCCTGTCCACTGCATTGTCTATCCAAGAAGGAACCCACGGGTCATGGTTGATGCGAACACTGTTGCCATTCCTAACTTTCCATCGTACTCCCAGGTTAAGAACTTCTCTTCCTTTTAAAATACTTTGCCATGCCCACGAAGCATTATAATGGGGACCCGCTTGTAGAAAAGAGCTGCTAGGGAAGTACTTCCCTTTCATTACCCGAGAAATCAACGAGTCTGGTTGCGAGAGAAATCGCCAGCCTTGCTTAGCTAGCAACGCCAGGTTGAAATGCTGAAGATCTCTAAACCCCATTCCACCCTTGTCCTTTGCTTGACACATTTTCTTCCACGAAATCCAGTGTATCCTCCTTTCCCCGCTTTTCTGACCCcaccaaaaatttgaaattattctATTAATTTCCTTGTGCAAACTCTTCGGGAGGAGGAAACATGACATTGAGTAAACCGGAACAGCGGTGGCCACACTTTTTATCAACACTTCCCTTCCTCCATAGGATAACAAACTTCCCTTCCACCCCTCCATCTTTTGCTTCACTTTTCCTATGATCTCTCTAAACGTTTCTGCCTTAGATTTCGTGACTAGCGTTGGTAAACCCAGATACTTGTCTTGTCCTCCACAATTCCGAACGTTCAGAGCCCTCCTCAGATTTGACCTGACGTCAAGAGGTGTATTGCGGCTAA is a window of Mercurialis annua linkage group LG2, ddMerAnnu1.2, whole genome shotgun sequence DNA encoding:
- the LOC126668298 gene encoding uncharacterized protein LOC126668298, coding for MIFRETFQDPGEVIANATDLQAEFLRARSRSHSAQQPLPATMGVQYAQQTLSSWSPPPANVFKLNFDGAFQAAMSSGVGAVVVRNHRGVVFNSTTKRYPYVTSPATIEAMALRDAINLAISLQLPEVIFEGDAKVIIEAMSQNSKVDYNTDVIIQDCKVLLNNIMPHSFHFVRRASNWVAHSLAKKALTDNSFCSKLEQYMKALEVHELLRIMRR